A genomic window from Ananas comosus cultivar F153 linkage group 22, ASM154086v1, whole genome shotgun sequence includes:
- the LOC109727505 gene encoding protein ACCELERATED CELL DEATH 6-like, whose amino-acid sequence MERCGVIHKLINRCRDMDELVDNQGRNVLHIAVQDNRPTVVKYVCRHRKLERMMNARDNRGNTPLHLAVSSHNQKIVSLLVENGSVHPSIKNKCGRTPLDLAIIEIDYGLISIQNPQVWIFHCLQQIGAICGPQRLDRLIYENITVPNLENELKKYESTAQNLVIVSVLIATVTFAADFTMPGGNIADDHQNGGTPTLARKFAFKAFIVADFVAFLCSIMATIWLMYAGSLAIHPSRQAKLILRSENFIYVAAQSMMATFALSAYLVLAPVNILVALAVCVFAFPSVLLCNPEFRQRFRLAVTLKRRLGWSAMCEARLIGRPFGLATKSFNWFIFRPIVCYLLVYIFIFGFGAVISV is encoded by the exons ATGGAGAGATGCGGCGTAATTCACAAGCTTATTAACCGTTGTCGTGATATGGACGAGTTAGTAGATAACCAAGGAAGGAATGTTCTTCATATTGCTGTACAGGACAATAGACCGACGGTCGTTAAGTATGTTTGTCGGCATCGAAAGCTTGAGAGAATGATGAATGCAAGGGATAATCGAGGGAATACGCCGCTACATCTTGCTGTATCTTCGCATAACCAAAAAATAGTGAGCCTATTAGTGGAAAATGGAAGTGTACATCCCAGTATCAAGAACAAGTGTGGACGAACTCCTCTAGATCTTGCGATAATTGAGATCGACTATGGCTTAATCTCAATACAG AACCCGCAAGTCTGGATTTTCCACTGCTTACAACAGATTGGTGCCATCTGCGGCCCTCAACGACTGGATCGCTTAATATATGAAAACATCACCGTACCAAATCTCGAGAACGAACTAAAGAAGTACGAGAGCACAGCTCAAAATCTAGTAATTGTCTCAGTGCTTATCGCCACCGTGACATTCGCTGCAGATTTCACCATGCCTGGGGGTAACATAGCCGACGACCACCAAAACGGAGGCACGCCAACTCTAGCAAGAAAATTTGCTTTCAAGGCCTTCATAGTCGCAGATTTCGTCGCGTTTCTTTGCTCCATTATGGCTACAATTTGGCTCATGTATGCTGGCTCACTTGCCATACATCCTTCTCGTCAGGCAAAACTCATTCTGCGGTCCGAAAACTTCATATACGTAGCGGCGCAAAGTATGATGGCGACATTCGCATTGTCCGCGTACTTGGTGCTGGCCCCAGTTAACATTCTCGTCGCCCTTGCTGTCTGCGTATTCGCTTTTCCTTCGGTCTTATTATGCAATCCAGAATTTCGGCAGCGGTTTCGTCTCGCAGTGACGCTAAAGAGAAGACTAGGATGGTCGGCGATGTGCGAAGCCCGATTAATAGGGCGACCTTTCGGACTTGCTACGAAGAGTTTTAACTGGTTCATCTTCCGGCCGATAGTGTGTTATTTGCTAGTATATATATTCATCTTTGGG TTCGGTGCTGTAATAAGTGTTTGA